A genomic stretch from Chitinophaga agri includes:
- a CDS encoding RagB/SusD family nutrient uptake outer membrane protein, with protein sequence MLKKIITASLAMAFLTLTSCEKLLDVEPTDKLSNEVVFSDVSGAKAALAGAYSMLLTTQLYHTNRMVYPDLVAGNIIYLKETNVKLLDVYSFMQDASTSAMNETYNQYYTLLNNVNNILTGASRLSDSTNPALRRLEAEGRCLRALAHFDLLRLFARPYSYTPDASHAGVVINLKPRLYNDPLPVRTTAAGSYKAVTDDLEAAIRLFSGTSPLLSGGYTQYTFNAVSAEALLAKVYLYEHNWQQAYDHTDNVIRNGGRTLMTNQQYAGSWSSRTPSSESLFELALESNFAGTTLGNYYGDNSTELQYGVSPALSRQYTATDVRGTAGLLIPRTIAGTAYLLTGKYKGTAANATPVKVLRLTDMVLIRAEAAAHLENLTQAVNDLNSIRMRADAAAERAELQTTAEVINWIRIERRKEFAFEGEYFLDLMREKLSLPDRSFEDDKMVLPIPKKATDVNPSLEQNKGY encoded by the coding sequence ATGCTGAAGAAGATAATAACTGCCTCGCTGGCAATGGCTTTTTTAACATTGACCAGCTGTGAGAAACTGCTGGATGTAGAGCCGACGGATAAGCTGTCCAATGAAGTGGTGTTCAGCGATGTATCCGGCGCAAAGGCCGCACTGGCGGGTGCTTATAGTATGCTGCTGACTACGCAGCTATACCATACGAACAGAATGGTCTATCCTGATCTGGTAGCTGGAAATATCATTTACCTGAAAGAGACGAATGTCAAATTGCTGGACGTCTATAGTTTCATGCAGGACGCATCTACCAGCGCGATGAATGAAACCTATAACCAGTATTACACATTGCTCAACAACGTCAATAATATACTGACAGGTGCCAGCCGCCTTAGTGACAGTACGAATCCTGCCCTGAGAAGACTGGAAGCGGAAGGCCGTTGCCTGAGGGCACTGGCGCATTTTGATCTGTTACGTTTGTTTGCAAGGCCGTACAGCTATACGCCGGATGCCTCGCATGCCGGTGTTGTCATTAATCTGAAACCGAGATTGTATAATGATCCGTTGCCCGTGAGGACTACGGCAGCAGGTTCTTATAAGGCAGTGACGGATGATCTGGAAGCAGCCATCCGGTTGTTTTCCGGTACATCACCTTTGCTGAGTGGAGGATACACCCAGTATACTTTTAATGCGGTCAGCGCAGAAGCATTGCTCGCTAAAGTATATCTGTATGAGCATAACTGGCAGCAGGCCTATGATCATACGGACAACGTCATCAGGAATGGCGGCCGTACGCTGATGACCAATCAGCAGTATGCAGGCAGCTGGAGCAGCCGGACACCCAGCAGTGAGTCCCTCTTTGAACTGGCGCTGGAAAGCAACTTTGCCGGTACCACATTGGGAAATTATTACGGGGACAATAGCACTGAATTACAGTATGGCGTGAGTCCTGCGCTGTCCCGCCAGTATACAGCAACTGACGTACGGGGTACTGCCGGATTGCTGATCCCCAGAACAATCGCTGGTACTGCTTACCTGCTGACGGGGAAATATAAGGGAACAGCTGCCAATGCGACACCTGTTAAGGTACTGCGCCTCACGGATATGGTATTGATCAGGGCAGAAGCGGCGGCTCACCTGGAGAACCTGACGCAGGCAGTCAATGATCTGAATTCCATCAGAATGCGGGCAGATGCGGCTGCTGAAAGAGCCGAACTACAAACTACCGCAGAAGTCATTAACTGGATCAGGATAGAACGCCGGAAAGAGTTTGCATTTGAAGGAGAGTATTTTCTAGACCTGATGCGCGAAAAACTGAGTCTGCCGGACAGGTCATTTGAAGACGACAAAATGGTACTGCCTATTCCAAAAAAAGCGACAGATGTTAATCCATCACTAGAACAAAACAAAGGGTACTAA
- a CDS encoding cytochrome-c peroxidase, with amino-acid sequence MRFSRIFLVAGLLSGAILLGAAGISMTAPQYTIEELRQLYSSGDPSKWPAPDLDSATRIGFRDIGKLDRPSYPDYNPYSKEKEVLGRTLFYDPRMSKSLQLSCASCHDPELGWGDGRRVSYGHNRQTGKRNAMTLFNVGFYKHFFWDGRATTLEQQAVFPVQDKVEMAQTLTQMEANIKAIPEYAVMFKDAFGDAAVTVGRIQYAIATFERSIVSNSSRFDKFVTGSSELLSDEEVKGLHLFRTRARCINCHNTPLFSDNQFHNDGQALYGSKMEDFGHYHLSGKQEDIGAFRTPSLREVGQTGPWMHHGNFPTLRDVVEYYNLGNPSPIQKFVQVDESKRPVPSPVLRKLNLDKEELHALEAFLKTLTTQVRKPAPPALPGMN; translated from the coding sequence ATGCGATTTTCCCGTATTTTTTTAGTTGCCGGTCTGCTATCAGGAGCCATACTCCTGGGGGCGGCCGGTATCAGCATGACTGCTCCGCAATACACCATAGAAGAGCTACGCCAGCTATACAGTAGCGGAGATCCTTCGAAATGGCCTGCACCAGATCTCGATAGCGCTACCCGTATAGGCTTCAGAGACATTGGTAAACTGGACAGGCCGTCATATCCTGACTACAATCCGTATTCGAAAGAAAAGGAAGTATTGGGAAGGACGCTGTTCTACGATCCGCGTATGTCGAAGTCGCTGCAGCTCTCCTGTGCCAGCTGCCATGATCCCGAACTGGGATGGGGTGATGGCCGCCGGGTCTCTTACGGACATAACCGGCAGACCGGCAAGCGGAATGCCATGACGCTGTTCAATGTGGGCTTTTATAAGCACTTTTTCTGGGATGGACGCGCGACTACACTCGAACAACAAGCCGTGTTCCCGGTACAGGATAAGGTGGAGATGGCACAAACGCTGACCCAGATGGAGGCTAATATTAAGGCCATTCCTGAATATGCTGTGATGTTTAAAGATGCTTTCGGTGATGCAGCCGTGACTGTCGGGAGAATACAGTATGCGATCGCTACTTTCGAAAGGAGTATTGTCAGCAATAGCAGCCGCTTTGATAAGTTTGTGACAGGCAGCAGTGAACTCCTGTCTGACGAAGAAGTGAAAGGATTACACCTGTTCAGGACAAGGGCCCGTTGCATCAACTGTCATAACACGCCGCTGTTCTCTGACAACCAGTTTCACAACGACGGACAGGCGCTGTATGGCTCAAAGATGGAGGACTTCGGGCATTATCATTTATCCGGTAAACAGGAGGATATAGGCGCCTTCCGTACCCCTTCGCTGAGAGAGGTTGGTCAGACAGGCCCGTGGATGCACCATGGTAATTTTCCGACTTTGCGCGACGTGGTCGAATATTACAACCTGGGCAATCCTTCTCCCATACAGAAGTTTGTGCAGGTAGATGAAAGCAAAAGACCCGTTCCGTCTCCGGTATTGCGTAAACTTAATCTTGATAAGGAAGAACTGCACGCACTGGAAGCTTTTTTAAAGACGCTGACCACCCAGGTACGTAAACCGGCACCGCCCGCGCTACCGGGTATGAACTGA